From a single Natronorubrum tibetense GA33 genomic region:
- a CDS encoding C2H2-type zinc finger protein: MSYTCSTCDDSFQSAAGVTQHVALHHNTCAVCDDSFDETDELREHVHETH, translated from the coding sequence ATGTCCTACACCTGTTCGACCTGTGACGACTCGTTCCAGTCCGCTGCCGGCGTCACCCAGCACGTCGCGCTTCACCACAACACCTGCGCCGTCTGTGACGACTCGTTCGACGAGACCGACGAACTCCGCGAGCACGTTCACGAAACGCACTGA
- a CDS encoding DUF7511 domain-containing protein has product MTDGNTDSDTDSSTDTDTTPLGPQSDDGDVSPCYRAYVERNDHRPDVCTIYSAVTAGSIEETWIRANGSAFVSRDEVR; this is encoded by the coding sequence ATGACTGACGGGAACACGGACTCCGACACCGACTCGAGTACAGATACCGACACGACGCCGCTCGGTCCGCAGTCGGACGACGGCGACGTCTCGCCGTGCTATCGGGCCTACGTCGAACGCAACGACCACCGGCCGGACGTCTGTACCATCTATTCGGCGGTAACCGCCGGTTCGATCGAGGAGACGTGGATCAGGGCGAACGGCTCGGCGTTCGTCTCTCGAGACGAGGTCCGATAG
- a CDS encoding nucleoside recognition domain-containing protein: protein MVVTHWDRVEAVDEARGVIADLESDLAVPVMPVDARALDRVAADGGVRTETDGAAVDYSALAADGRDVLAAIRHSSTSSAGGKLPGETGVQTGWQIEPPARIFERPVLGPVVSALVLLAPAAVAVWFANTVAGELDPIVGSALEPAIDWTETLPGPLAAVLGGGYGLLSMGPFLFVWALPTMLIFALFIRAYSASGLTMRVTTALHPVMRRVGLTGRDLVRVVMGFGCNVPVITVAREVSTRFVATMLARQAVAAIGFALVIAWGGRLLF from the coding sequence GTGGTCGTCACCCACTGGGATCGAGTCGAGGCGGTCGACGAGGCCAGAGGGGTGATCGCGGACCTCGAGTCCGACCTCGCGGTCCCCGTGATGCCCGTCGACGCGCGAGCCCTCGATCGCGTCGCGGCGGACGGCGGCGTCCGAACCGAGACCGACGGCGCGGCGGTCGACTACTCGGCGCTGGCGGCCGACGGCCGCGACGTGCTGGCCGCGATTCGGCACTCGAGTACCTCTTCTGCCGGCGGCAAACTGCCCGGCGAAACCGGCGTTCAAACGGGCTGGCAGATCGAGCCACCTGCACGGATCTTCGAGCGGCCGGTTCTCGGCCCGGTCGTGAGCGCGCTCGTGCTCCTGGCTCCCGCCGCCGTCGCCGTCTGGTTCGCAAACACCGTCGCGGGCGAACTCGACCCGATCGTGGGGAGCGCACTCGAGCCCGCGATCGACTGGACGGAAACGCTACCAGGGCCGCTCGCGGCCGTGCTGGGCGGGGGCTACGGCCTGCTCTCGATGGGGCCGTTCCTGTTCGTCTGGGCCCTGCCGACGATGCTCATCTTCGCGCTCTTTATCCGAGCGTACTCAGCCAGCGGGCTCACGATGCGGGTGACGACCGCGCTCCACCCGGTCATGCGACGGGTCGGTCTCACCGGTCGGGACCTCGTCCGCGTCGTCATGGGATTCGGCTGCAACGTGCCCGTGATCACGGTCGCACGGGAGGTCTCGACCCGGTTCGTCGCGACGATGCTCGCTCGACAGGCCGTCGCCGCGATC
- a CDS encoding GTPase domain-containing protein, protein MTDTDRERVVLIGKESVGKSALAAGLTGAAPADENVGGSTVSSEVYRTDDLEIVDTPGITLEADTETTRKALDSLDRAETVVLVVPATDLDRDLDDLLPLVEGRGVRWSSPTGIESRRSTRPEG, encoded by the coding sequence ATGACTGATACGGACCGCGAACGGGTCGTGCTGATCGGCAAGGAGAGTGTCGGGAAGTCGGCGCTCGCGGCGGGGCTTACGGGCGCTGCCCCGGCCGACGAGAACGTCGGCGGGTCGACGGTCTCGAGCGAGGTCTACCGAACGGACGACCTCGAGATCGTCGACACTCCCGGGATCACGCTCGAGGCGGATACCGAGACGACGCGGAAGGCGTTGGACAGCCTCGATCGGGCTGAAACGGTCGTGCTCGTCGTTCCGGCGACCGATCTCGACCGGGACCTCGACGATCTTCTGCCGCTCGTGGAGGGACGGGGGGTGCGGTGGTCGTCACCCACTGGGATCGAGTCGAGGCGGTCGACGAGGCCAGAGGGGTGA